The Cotesia glomerata isolate CgM1 linkage group LG9, MPM_Cglom_v2.3, whole genome shotgun sequence region CATCGACAATTCAGTGGCGAAACATTACTATTCAAGTTGAACAAGCACAAAACGATGGATTTTCCAGTGACAGTGGTGAATTGGGAAGCGTTTTAGGCGCCTTGAGACCCGAAGACGAAACCAATGAACTAGAAATCCGATCGCGAGGTAGTTAAAAcctattcaattataaaacgTATTTATTTCTCAAACACCTGTTGCTCAAttaacataataaattaattgcagGCTTACCGGAGACTCGTTCGCTACATCTGGACACCGATCTAGACAACGATAAGTCCGAGAACAGAAATGCTGGGGATCATAATCACACTGTACCCGCAAGTCTCCCGATGTTCAACAAGATTGATGAAATGCATAATTCAATCGTGAAACCAGCTGGAAATATGCTAAGACTACGTTGTCCTTATGTTGGAAATCCTCAACCTAACATCACATGGTTGAAAGACAATACAGCACCTGAACGCGCTGTTGGGCCTGTTCTTATCAACAAATGGACACTTAGAGTCGAAGATCTTGTTGTTTCGGATGGCGGCAATTACACGTGTATTGTTTGCAATATTCTTGGATGCATCAACCATACCTTCAAAGTTGACGTTATCGGTAAGCTTaactttcatcatttttacaaaatttaattttagtatgaAAAATAACACAACCTAGAATATAAGAATCCAAATTATcataacaaaacaattaagaaataaaataaaatgcgTTCAGAACGTTTCCCGCACAAACCTTACATCAACGAAGGCTTTCCGAAAAATGCCACTGTTGCAATAAACGATTCAATCACCTTCCGATGCCCAATTGTATCTGACTTGGAACCTTTTATTCAATGGCTTAAAGTCAACGAGTATCCAGATGATCATGAAAAATCACCAAAAGGAAACTTATTACAGGTACTACCGCAATTCTGTGCCACGCGGTGGAGGTACCTCATCAAACTCATTGTTAAACACAAATTTAATGTCTTTCCAGCACAAATTTTCTATCGCTTGGTGGGTGGTTAGATGCTCAATTTAGACAgtctcaaaatttattcattttttattaatttttgccaagtttaagataaatttaaaagatactagcaaccttgcagttactacgtgactgccgtgatttatgaactatagaaaattaaaattttgctttattaaataatgccttttgttaaattacactgtaatttcttaaacattagcgtttttaaagatataagctcatcctaatgttacactcatcgtaagctttcatttgaatacccacatgcattttgatatatttttcatatattcatatatataaatatataaaatatatgaaaaattgatgagggtactcaaatgaaaggtctcgatgagtgtaatatcgggatgagcttatatcttaaaaaatgtcactagttcacaagatacaagatgatttctaaattattgacattttttaagatataagctcatcccgatgttacactcatcaagagcttacatttgagtacccacatgcatttttatatatttttcataaatacatatagcatatatatatatatatatatatatatatatatatatatatatatatatatatataatatataatatatataaatatatgaaatattgatgtgggtactcaaatgaaaggtctcgatgagtctaatgtcgggatgagctcatatctttaaaaatgtcaagagttcacaagataaaagattatttcttaattatgtatttagagatagagcattttcgaatgcagcctaaatacttatcataataaattgactatcggtgagaatgatatgaaactttgaaaaggcacaaattcaagtcaagaactttgcaatgacactaaatttcactaaaaaaaccgattttattatatgattatcctggaaaaaaaatttttgttctctTAATAACATAGATTATATGAGTTTGAAATGAAACTAATCGAATCTCAGTGTTTAATTGTATCAACcttagaataaataaacccaaattaattttttcagacttttttgaacatttgcgttaattttaaaaatcaaaaatcggTTTTATcttaactattttaatttgagACTCATTTAATACTAATTAGTTTCCTTCAAAGCTCATCCAAACTCTTATATTACTTTTTGATCCCAGTCAAATTTGATCAAGGCCTATTTAACGTCATTAAAACTCAATAAATGCTAGATGATTCGATCCAAGTttgaaataaaactaaaaaataatattataaatctaGAAATGTCTATCTTTAGTTAGCAAGATTGATTTCTTGATTAACTAATCTGGAAAGTATCCAAATCACTTTAGAAATTATGCTTATACTTTTGAGACTGtcctaatttaaaatataaatgtatatatgtaaatgtattataagttttaaaaaatgctaAAAAATAGTTCTTTCAGCTGTAAAATACTCTGTGTCTAAAAAGCAAATCACATCTTGTACATAaatgtttttctttatttgtCTGGTGAACGGAATTGGTTTCTAAAAGGGTTATTCTCATTTTATGTGTTAGATTtaattagatatttattaatttctattattatttatctctgTAAAATATGTCGTAATATCGGTGGTTGGGTTTATCTTTCCTGATATAGAAAGCGTCCAACACCGTCCAATTCTGACACGAGCACCGGAAAATACTACAGTCCTGATTGGAAGCAATGCAAGTCTTATCTGCGAAGTACTGTCAAACGCACATCGTCACCTCGAGTGGTATCACGGCCGTCATAAAACTTTTGATACTATCAACGTAACAAATTCAAGCTTAAGGGTCGAGGTTAAGGTGGGCCATGGagtattttatcaaatacAAACATCCCAAAACTTGCATGACTGCTAATATCTTCTACTAATCTACCTCGTTGGGTTTACTAACTTGTTAAGAATAATAACTACGAATATATCATTTGTGGATAACAGCATGCTCTTGTACGTAGTTTGATagatacattaattttttattttgtggtTTTTTCAACTATCTTTATTTGGaaagtatttaatttgtaaatttattcacaGGCTAGTGGAGTTGATAATCCAGAAGTTTTGACACTTGTTAATGTTACGGAGAAAGATGAAGGATGGTACACATGTATTGCCCAAAATACCTTGGGAGAGACATTTAGCAGTGCTTATCTTTCTGTTGTTgaaagtaagttttttttctatatttagtaatttaatttatgaaaaatttcaaatcaaaaagaaaattttttaataattatctaaaattctaattaatttacgtttcaaaatttttaatgcaacaATAGTCgttaaaacttttaaagaatatattttacatacttTGGagcttcaaaattatttcaatataatatttaaaattaaaattacataattaCATACTTGCAAATATATTCTAAGTATGtataacatcaatttttatttttaaataaattttcgataaaaaataaattttatttttgatatctTTCATTAGTTTACTCAcaatcttcatttttaattttgataaatgatgttttttaattcatcatgaaacaaaaatttgtttttttaacttttaaaaaattttgtctacaATAAGAGAAaagtaataagaaaaattggtaatttatgataaaaaatatcgagaaagaaaaaaataaaaatttcgatagttttttttaccttcaaaagttgggaaaaaatttggctcatgtttttggataaaatttatattttattttttcttgatgtttttgatacatatttttttgaaaagtaagtCTACAAAAAGCTATGTGGTGTATGAACATCATGACAGAATTGTAAACCTTGTGAACAAGTTAAATGATGAAGTATAATTCTACGTTGGCTCATTCAGTGCGTTTATGTCAAATATCAAAAAACAATTGCtcatttatgtgtaaattatGAAGACTTATATTTCTCGTTTTTTCactaattaaattctaattaatttttttcttaaattaatgttatttaattttaaataattttgattgatgTATATTGCCGATAGGCGTatgttgattaataaataaataaataaaagtacataaaaaacgaactatttaaaaaaagaaaaagtttaatatcacaattttctaaaaaatttctaaaattttttaaaattgtgataatcaacttcttttttttaaattgttcattttttacgtatttttcaaaaaatatataccaataaaattaaatagaaatttcgttcaaaaaaatgaaaattaatatagttgaccccacttgtaaatatttaccgaaaaatttatataagaaacaaaattttctaagcttaaatattttatcaatttcgattttaaatttctcgcaagtatttttttttacaaaagataaaaattttattttattcattatcttATGTTccaacaattaataaaaaaattttaaatgatgcatccaatgtgtaatttttgaaatttgaacaCCAAACCAaagattatcaattttttaaacataaaaaaatttttgactcatATTAATTTATGAGTTTCTTATTGAAGATTTCTTAAGGATTTATCTAATCGATTTcactattttactattacaGGTATTGAACCACCACGAGTACCAATAATAGCCCGACCGCAATTGCTGTTGATGAATATACTCGCTGCGGTATTATTCGTCTTCTTCGCGGTAGGTGTTGTGGTAGTAATTTACATATTCCAACGTTTGAAgcgtgaaaaaatgaaaaaattactggCAATTGAAACAGCGCGTGCTGCAGTTGTCACTCAGTGGACGAAAAAAGTAATTGTTGAGAaacaaaatttagtaaatGATCAAAATGTTCAAGAAACTTTGCTCCTGCCGGTGGTTAAAATAGAAAAGCAAAAATCAACAGTTACTTCTGAAGACAGTAACGGCGGAAGTATTTCAGAGTACGAGTTACCCCTAGATAGTGCTTGGGAATTATCACGTCACCATTTAGCACTGGGTAATACTCTGGGTGAGGGTGCATTTGGTAAAGTAGTAAGAGCACAAACAAACACTGGAAAACCTGGAATTCCAAATGTCGTAGCGGTGAAAATGTTGAAAGAAGGACACACAGACGCTGAAATGATGGATTTGGTATCGGAAATGGAAATGATGAAGATGATTGGGAAACACGTTAACATCATTAATTTACTCGGAGCTTGCACACAAGGTGGTCCACTTTATGTTGTTGTCGAGTTTGCACCACACGGTAATTTACGTGATTTTTTGCGCGATCACCGACCCTCATCCGGTGGTTATGAACCAGCAATTGGTGGTAATGGAGATAATGATGCCAAAGAGAAGAAAACGTTAACGCAAAAAGATCTTGTGTCATTTGCTTATCAAGTTGCACGTGGAATGGAGTATCTAGCAAGCAGGCGTTGTATACACAGAGATTTAGCTGCGAGAAATGTACTTGTTAGCGATGAATATGTACTCAAGATCGCAGACTTCGGTCTTGCTAGAGATATACACTGTCACGATTATTACAGAAAAACAACAGATGGTAGATTACCCGTTAAATGGATGGCTCCTGAAGCACTCTTTCATCGTGTTTACACCACTCAGTCCGACGTGTGAGTTTTATAGCTATTACTttcaagtttattattttatttagaattgtataaatcataagaaaaaaatataattttttggaaaaatatttttttcaaaatttcacttttggTGCAAGACAtaattttctttgatttaaaaaattaactcgtgaatcaataactaaaaattcgagaataagaagaaaattattttatatatgttcaAAGAAATGAtggaatataatttttaattggtaaaaatttttaaaattaatgattatcaCTTtggaaaaatcaataattatcggtaaccttgcagtcactatgtgacttccgtgacttgtgaacgataaataaataaaattttgctttattaaataatgacttttgttgaatttcactgtacttttttaactattgacgtttttaaagatataagctcatcctgatgttacactcatcaagagctttcatttgagtacccacatgcattttgatatatttttcatacatacatacatatatatataatatatgtaaatatatgaaaaattgatgtgggtactcaaatgaaaggtctcgacgagttTAACTCCAGGAttagcttatatcgttaaaaatatcattaatggACAAAATAGAATACcattgctttattattcagattttttaaaatataagctcatctcgatgttacactcatcaagagcttttatttgagtacccacatgcatttttatatatttttcataaatacatgtatataatatatataaatataagaaaaattgatgtgggtactcaaatgaaaggtctcaatgagtgtaacatcgggatgagctaatatctttaataatgtcaatagttctcaagatacaggatcatttcttaattatgtatctagagatagagaatttccgaatgcagcctaaatacttatcataataaattgactatcagtgagaatgatatgaaaccttgaaaaggcacaaattcaagtcaagacctctGCAATggcactaaaaaaaccgattttatcatatgactatccttgatacaaaattttgcttattctcttaataataaaaattaaatatgtttttaGATGGTCGTACGGAATTCTGTTGTGGGAAATAATGACATTAGGGGGCACACCATATCCGTCAGTACCAtcagtagaaaaattattccaacTTCTTCGAACCGGACACAGAATGGAGAAACCACCTTGCTGCTCGATtgaaatgtaaatattatattgatataattaaattggCAAATAGCCTgaataaatctaattttttatttatttatttagatataTGCTTATGCGAGATTGCTGGAGTTATCAGCCTAACGAACGACCTATGTTTGGAGAACTTGTCGAGGATTTAGATAGGATACTAACGATAACTGCGAACGAGGTATGTTGactcataaatatttattcaataaaaaaaatttcgcttgtgtaaacttttttcactaaatatttttactttttaattcaGGAATATTTGGACCTCGGTCTACCGCAATTAGATACACCACCATCGAGTCAAGAATCGAGTGACgctgaagatgatgatgaagaaaaatttccgTACCTGCTCTAATAACAAcaactactaaaaaataatcgaatcaaattaaataattagaagaaataaaatttttattgcgtgcttttatcattgaaaaaattattattaatatctttgataattaattgataactaattaattatttaataacgaTAAATGCACgacaaatattataaatcaGTATTGAGTGTATATTTGTGTAGACtattaagattattattaatgacatttttaataataatttaggaATGTTTTACATTCAGCTgtaggattttttttacaatatttattattttttaataaatagattaatgaaacaaataaaaGTGCCATTTAAAGTGcctttaaatgaaattatagaatatttaaattaaaaccagTAAAGCTTTTTAAactttagaaatttattaatatttttttttttgaagacttCTAGGAAAATGTTTATggttctttaataataata contains the following coding sequences:
- the LOC123271300 gene encoding fibroblast growth factor receptor homolog 1-like isoform X2, translating into MATQNYRFYITLFLFLLGIYSVHSRTIRLESTNSDVIVAEGEKLMLRCPTDYESDVKWYKDATELRGILPRIRTQKQAIKFKHVEVDDSGNYGCRLENSSTIQWRNITIQVEQAQNDGFSSDSGELGSVLGALRPEDETNELEIRSRGLPETRSLHLDTDLDNDKSENRNAGDHNHTVPASLPMFNKIDEMHNSIVKPAGNMLRLRCPYVGNPQPNITWLKDNTAPERAVGPVLINKWTLRVEDLVVSDGGNYTCIVCNILGCINHTFKVDVIERFPHKPYINEGFPKNATVAINDSITFRCPIVSDLEPFIQWLKVNEYPDDHEKSPKGNLLQASGVDNPEVLTLVNVTEKDEGWYTCIAQNTLGETFSSAYLSVVESIEPPRVPIIARPQLLLMNILAAVLFVFFAVGVVVVIYIFQRLKREKMKKLLAIETARAAVVTQWTKKVIVEKQNLVNDQNVQETLLLPVVKIEKQKSTVTSEDSNGGSISEYELPLDSAWELSRHHLALGNTLGEGAFGKVVRAQTNTGKPGIPNVVAVKMLKEGHTDAEMMDLVSEMEMMKMIGKHVNIINLLGACTQGGPLYVVVEFAPHGNLRDFLRDHRPSSGGYEPAIGGNGDNDAKEKKTLTQKDLVSFAYQVARGMEYLASRRCIHRDLAARNVLVSDEYVLKIADFGLARDIHCHDYYRKTTDGRLPVKWMAPEALFHRVYTTQSDVWSYGILLWEIMTLGGTPYPSVPSVEKLFQLLRTGHRMEKPPCCSIEIYMLMRDCWSYQPNERPMFGELVEDLDRILTITANEEYLDLGLPQLDTPPSSQESSDAEDDDEEKFPYLL
- the LOC123271300 gene encoding fibroblast growth factor receptor homolog 1-like isoform X1 is translated as MATQNYRFYITLFLFLLGIYSVHSRTIRLESTNSDVIVAEGEKLMLRCPTDYESDVKWYKDATELRGILPRIRTQKQAIKFKHVEVDDSGNYGCRLENSSTIQWRNITIQVEQAQNDGFSSDSGELGSVLGALRPEDETNELEIRSRGLPETRSLHLDTDLDNDKSENRNAGDHNHTVPASLPMFNKIDEMHNSIVKPAGNMLRLRCPYVGNPQPNITWLKDNTAPERAVGPVLINKWTLRVEDLVVSDGGNYTCIVCNILGCINHTFKVDVIESVQHRPILTRAPENTTVLIGSNASLICEVLSNAHRHLEWYHGRHKTFDTINVTNSSLRVEVKASGVDNPEVLTLVNVTEKDEGWYTCIAQNTLGETFSSAYLSVVESIEPPRVPIIARPQLLLMNILAAVLFVFFAVGVVVVIYIFQRLKREKMKKLLAIETARAAVVTQWTKKVIVEKQNLVNDQNVQETLLLPVVKIEKQKSTVTSEDSNGGSISEYELPLDSAWELSRHHLALGNTLGEGAFGKVVRAQTNTGKPGIPNVVAVKMLKEGHTDAEMMDLVSEMEMMKMIGKHVNIINLLGACTQGGPLYVVVEFAPHGNLRDFLRDHRPSSGGYEPAIGGNGDNDAKEKKTLTQKDLVSFAYQVARGMEYLASRRCIHRDLAARNVLVSDEYVLKIADFGLARDIHCHDYYRKTTDGRLPVKWMAPEALFHRVYTTQSDVWSYGILLWEIMTLGGTPYPSVPSVEKLFQLLRTGHRMEKPPCCSIEIYMLMRDCWSYQPNERPMFGELVEDLDRILTITANEEYLDLGLPQLDTPPSSQESSDAEDDDEEKFPYLL